TTTGAATTTGCATTCTTTAAATTACTGACAATGTATTTTGGGTACTTGCTTCAGCGGGCAGTCCTACTGTGGCTGCATGACCCTGCAGGAAGGGATGCTACCGTAGTAAGACAGGCTCTGCACAGTGAATTGGATCTGAAAGCTGCCACTGAAGTAATATGCTCCCGTACTTCAACCCAGATTCAGCACTTCAAACAAGTTTATCACTCACTATTTGGTAGTTATCTGGAACATGATATCGAATTTCAAGCAACTGGAGAGCACAAAaaggttctctctctctctctctctctctcagagCTGGAGATGAAAAAACTATGGTTGTGgcaattttcttgtagttcTATTTAAAGCTTCAATTGCTTTTCATTGGAATACATCAATGTGAATCTGGAGGTATTAGAATCATTGGTTTTTTAATGCCTGTACATGGGAACCTGTGGACTGAACCTGTTGCTTTTCActataattttttcatttttctttacgTAAAAGCCTTATATTACCTTCTCTGATGTAAAATTTGTCAGCATACATTTTGTACTTTCTTGTGGCATTGGTGTCTTATACTCTTCTGCTATTGATTTTGGTGTCCTAGTACTACGTGGCTTCTATTGCTAGTTAGTAGTCTACCTAAAGAAGTAATTCATCGATCTGTTAATATATAGTCCGAAAGAATCTATTGACCTTCTTGATATGTATAGCTTTCTAGCATTGAATCAGTGAAGAGGCCATGAGGTCGATTTCTCTATGCAACTTGGtaaatttgaattgaaattcTGCCAAAGCAAACTTCTTTGTTAGTTCTATAATGTTTCATTAGCAGCAAGTCAAAGAACTCTTTAATTAACCATCATTCTTCAATTATACTCTAATTTTCTAAGCCATatattttaacataaaatgctACAGAAGAGGTTGTTTTAATCAAATTCTGAGACACTTTCTTGATTTACTGGCTTCGTGTAGCTTCTACTTGCATATGCAAGTACACCACGCTATGAAGGCCCAGAAATAGACAGAGCAATGGTTGAACATGATGCTAAAGCTCTCTATAAAGCTGGGGAGAAGAAGTTGGGAACTGATGAGAAGACTTTCATTCGCATTTTCAGTGAAAGAAGCAGGGCTCATTTGGCTGCTGTTGATTCTGCTTACCATAGCATGTATGGAAACTCACTTAAAAAGGTAAATTTTCCCATTCTTGTCTTCTCTCAGTTCAGCTTCCCTATAACCTTAGTGTCTTAAGTATGAGACGTTTTGCAGGCAGTGAAAAGCGAAACATCTGGGCTCTTTGAGTTTGGCCTCGTGACTATCTTACAATGTGCACAAAACCCAGCTAAGTATTTTGCAAAGGTATTATCTCACTATCCTTAAACCAGAAACACTGGACTTTACATGTAAATCTGTGAATCAATTAAGTTGTGTTGTGCTCTCTTATGAGtccattttccttttctgtttTTGATCTCCCGAGATTATCTTTCTGTGCCATCTATGTGAAATTCTTCTGATTCTTTGTTGTCTTCTGTTACAAGATTTATCTTATGCAGGGTCCTACATTCTTGTAATCTGCTTGAAATTTCCTTCAATATCAAATATTTACTTTCTTTATGCAAAAAATTTATGTTGCCATGATATGGTATTCAAGTACAGCATTTGATGTTTTCTAGTATTTCACAAGCCTATAGGGATTCCGTGGTTTCCATTTTCTCCAGCTGAACATGTTCATAGTTGTACTGTAGAAGTTACCACTCTTTCACTCTTTAAATTTAATACTCTCCAGGTGCTGCGCAAAGCAATGAAGGGCTTAGGAACTAATGATACAACACTTATTCGCGTGATAGTGACAAGGACTGAAATTGACATGCAGTACATCAAAGCAGAATACCGAAGGAAACATGGGAAAAGTCTGAATGATGCTGTTCATTCCGAGACCTCAGGTCATTATAGGACTTTCCTGCTTTCACTTCTGGGACCAAATCACTGATAGAGAAGGCATATATTGGTGCAGTATCAGCTACACAGTCAATTCCAGAATATGGAGTATGGTGTGGATTGTGTAGATATGAGTTGCTGTGGTAGAATATTAAACTCTGTAGGAATTGCTGATTGTTAATCTCTCCTGTCTTCCCTCCCTGTATCATTCACCCTCCTTAGGTCCAGAATGGCATCTGCTGTTAAggatttttagtagttttctttAGATTGCATTTACTGTTCATCTGACATTGTCAACTGGTTTTTGTGCACAATTTGTGTTGTTTCAAGGCCCTTGTTCTTCTGTTTTTGGGTTGTATCTGTATGTTTGTTTTGAGTCTTTGCATCAGTGATATGCCTGGTGGGATATGTCAAAATCCATCAGGAAACCTAATTTTCAAAGCTTTTACCATCTGTAACCAAAAACAAAGACCTCCATTGTGTgatgaagaaaattttcattgaatCTCACctagattatatatatatattctctttcatttttctttacccTAATAACTTTTTCTGTAATAAGCTCCCTTTTTGTCAAATTAGTTCCAACTAATTGAAAGAAAGACATAAACCTAAGGACAATGAGGTCGCTGGTCAAGCACAATAATTTTCCAATGCAATATATTGCTAGAAAATATACGTTAACTATATGAAAATAGTGGATTAATGATACCtcaaattaatattttaaatttgatttaaatCAATATGAGTTGAGCGATCAATGTTCATTTTAAGGGTAGCTAGTAAAGAGGTAAGAGAAAGAGAATGATCCAATGAATGAATATAACTTAACTTGAAGGTTTGATTCGATTGTTAAATCTATGGACTATACTGCTCTGCACCCCAAACACTAGAGATCAAAACTGCAAATCCGCTATAATTGCAAGCTTttaagaaagaaattttttaaagaTTTCTTTGACACGTTTCttaattactttttttatttcacatacatcacattatcAGTTATCACAATATACTTCTATAAAACTTCTTAAAAACTCCAATCCAAATGGGCTCGCTCTTAACATTTATATCCAAGATTAACATGGTtggttttttttccctcatttttc
This portion of the Coffea eugenioides isolate CCC68of chromosome 11, Ceug_1.0, whole genome shotgun sequence genome encodes:
- the LOC113751592 gene encoding annexin D5 → MSTLTVPPTLTTPRDDAIHLHKAFKGFGCDTAAVVNILAHRDATQRSLIQNEYRSMYHEALSKRVSSELSGDVKRAVLLWLHDPAGRDATVVRQALHSELDLKAATEVICSRTSTQIQHFKQVYHSLFGSYLEHDIEFQATGEHKKLLLAYASTPRYEGPEIDRAMVEHDAKALYKAGEKKLGTDEKTFIRIFSERSRAHLAAVDSAYHSMYGNSLKKAVKSETSGLFEFGLVTILQCAQNPAKYFAKVLRKAMKGLGTNDTTLIRVIVTRTEIDMQYIKAEYRRKHGKSLNDAVHSETSGHYRTFLLSLLGPNH